The Methanoregula sp. UBA64 genome contains the following window.
GCGAGCGGGTGGCCTTTCCCCCGGATCTCGAACTGCTTGTACCACCCGAACGGGGCACGTTTTACCTCGATTCTGCTCGCCGCAAGACCTGCTTCGAGCCCGTTGAGGATGGCAAGCGCCACATCGGGGGAACCGAGCGTGCTCGTCAGGTGGGCGTACGGGTAGATGAGGGCACGGACGGCGCCGAGTTTTTGTAACCGCACAAGAACGCTCTCGGTTGCGCTCGCAATCACGCGGCAGGGGTTCTTCTCGTCGAGTTTTTCCACGCAGCAGAAGAGAACAACGCATTCCTCCATACTGTCCTCGCGGACTGCGATCTCCTCGGCGAGCTTTGTCTTCTTTGTGGCCCGGTACCACATCCGGTCAGCGTGGATGGAGAGGATCCTCATGGGGACTGCCGCCCCACCAGCGTGCTGATCGACTCGCTCGTGACAAGGCCGGTCACGCGGTTTTCGCCGTCCACAACGGGAAGTGCGGAGATCGCGTGCTCTTCCATCTTGCGGGCCGCAGCATCGACCGTCTCGTCCCCGGTCACGGTCACCACGTCCCGGCTCATGATCTCGTCGAGCCAGAGGAAGTTCGAGGCCACCGCCTTTGCAATGTCCCACGAGGTAACGATCCCGGCAAGCTTTCCCTGTGCGGAGAGGACCGGCAGGTGGTTGACCCCGTAGCGGACCATCCTCCGCGCCGCTACCGCAATCGTGGTCCCTTCCTCGATGCACTGGACATCCCGGATCATCACGTCCCGGACCAGGGTGTGCGACAAAAACCGGGTGATGAGATACGAGAGCTGCCCGGATTCGAGGAGGAACGCATCGTGGCCGAAGTTGGAACGGATCTCCGAGTACTGCACCTCGCGCCCGTTTGCCGCAAGGGCCGCAGCGATCTCCTCCGACTGGTACGGGGGATAGAGCCAGTCCG
Protein-coding sequences here:
- a CDS encoding threonyl-tRNA synthetase editing domain-containing protein; translated protein: MRILSIHADRMWYRATKKTKLAEEIAVREDSMEECVVLFCCVEKLDEKNPCRVIASATESVLVRLQKLGAVRALIYPYAHLTSTLGSPDVALAILNGLEAGLAASRIEVKRAPFGWYKQFEIRGKGHPLADLSMTICPYEGTECDFTCPYCHHPFKEADAEHACPGKNPCAGTCPGLAGNTP